The following coding sequences lie in one Notolabrus celidotus isolate fNotCel1 chromosome 6, fNotCel1.pri, whole genome shotgun sequence genomic window:
- the mov10l1 gene encoding RNA helicase Mov10l1 isoform X1, which produces MLTAVRYMLSKLVSPLWRTEEVDGEGILDGTTGIEDIRHLRGSVVSQLCPDYGIIDDAIYFTSGEVLGGVPLKEGDLVNCIAVRDGAQRGWKAVRVEKSAYAWEDGGRTSLENDCMQLRPLIGTVTSFDGDGGFINQTTYFPRSTLWDGYEPMKGDWVQAKYFINPTQWTTQAQSVAPLRYCRLDQVCVTSVYGNSGVVDDTVFFSLESLLLPANYKPLQGHLVNLVMVESSQSFYSWRALCMAPCVQSSNCSAPLSEDKLQSLLENKGGLEVTDYGQFGDLMIGDEGKLVLWIQNKGSDTHRLKCCDFAGWDSKEQFTLVPVKEPKPPTQKQQPSEESRSESSENPKNDEEEADQENGGHLKDTIHSSGVRREEKEVDIAPGERLSVAVACQAKSLGSCAELLLLHFSSFTIGRRLEVTVSSEEASLLQPTAPYSPNDACPVPAVPAHVITVTAPKDPPRIPKRRLPNFLPNYPVPKALRDCLEAKSDVLVVQPCLGEVLSPSNMHSRFSTLLWLEELHAERELSEFAINGALLRKGAVYLHLEVLGLAEGRPSLFIGDRIVLKKPRSDGMVMEYVSYVTEINDEDVSLRVNTEFQRSYLGEPLDVEFSFNRLTSRRCHNALEQTKLFRGILFPSRVTLQPPQWTGEWIGEPDQNKTTKDNEASVLGNGPVSNLSVSVKSKGTQTKDSRLPSRPIPSKGQFFNPDLNPPQKEAVKRILAGEGRPTPYVLFGPPGTGKTITLIESILQVYHFVPSSRVLVCTPSNSAADLICVRLHHSGFLHAASLARVNATCRQEESIPEVLRQYSKAGEDIRHASFHRIVVSTCSSSGMFHNIGIQVGHFTHMFLDEAGQATEPEALIPMSLMSEKDGQIVLAGDPCQLGPVVKSKLARTFGLGVSLLERLMANPLYSRHDWGYNPNLVTKLIYNYRSHEALLVLPSKLFYQGELVVKAPRTVVDSLCQWKTLPKKGFPLLVHGVRGTEMREGNNPSWFNPVEAVQVMLYCCQLAKKLYNPVNTSDIGIIAPYRKQCEKIRLLLGKVGLSEIKVGSVEEFQGQEFLVIIVSTVRSNESVKSDDLQSVLGFLSNPKRFNVAVTRPKALLIIVGNPHILIMDPCFRALLQYCFINGAYVGCDPPPSLRDTQI; this is translated from the exons ATGCTGACTGCTGTGCGATATATGCTGTCCAAGCTAGTTTCCCCACtttggaggacagaggaggtggATGGAGAAGGCATTCTTGATGGGACAACAG GCATTGAGGACATTCGCCACCTGCGGGGCAGTGTGGTGAGCCAGCTGTGCCCTGACTATGGCATAATCGATGATGCAATCTACTTCACAAGTGGAGAGGTGTTAGGTGGAGTGCCACTAAAAGAGGGGGACCTGGTGAACTGCATAGCAGTGAGAGATGGTGCTCAAAGGGGATGGAAAGCAGTAAGG GTGGAGAAGAGTGCATATGCTTGGGAGGATGGTGGAAGAACCTCCCTGGAAAATGACTGTATGCAGCTGCGGCCTCTCATTGGCACAGTCACATCTTTTGATGGAGACGGCGGCTTCATAAACCAGACCACATACTTTCCACGCTCCACTCTTTGGGACG GGTATGAACCAATGAAAGGAGACTGGGTCCAAGCAAAATATTTCATCAATCCAACCCAGTGGACCACCCAGGCCCAGTCCGTTGCCCCTTTGCGCTATTGCCGTCTAGACCAG GTGTGTGTGACCAGTGTGTATGGTAACAGTGGAGTGGTGGATGACACTGTCTTCTTCAGTCTGGagtctctgctgctgcctgcAAACTACAAGCCTTTGCAGGGGCACCTGGTCAACCTGGTAATGGTGGAGAGCAGTCAATCCTTCTACAGTTGGAGGGCTCTGTGTATGGCACCATGTGTTCAGAG TTCAAATTGTTCTGCACCTCTCTCAGAGGATAAACTCCAGAGCCTTTTGGAAAACAAAGGCGGCCTGGAAGTAACAGACTATGGCCAGTTTGGAGATCTGATGATCGGGGACGAAGGGAAACTGGTACTGTGGATACA GAATAAAGGTTCAGATACCCACAGGCTGAAGTGCTGTGACTTTGCTGGCTGGGACTCAAAAGAACAGTTTACGCTAGTTCCTGTAAAAGAGCCCAAACCCCCGACACAGAAACAGCAGCCTTCAGAAGAAAGCCGCTCAGAGTCTTCAGAAAACCCCAaaaatgatgaagaagaggCAGACCAAGAAAATGGAGGGCACCTGAAGGACACTATCCATTCTTCTGGAGtaaggagggaggaaaaagaagTGGATATTGCCCCAGGAGAGAGGTTGTCCGTTGCAGTAGCCTGCCAAGCAAA GAGCCTTGGGAGCTGTGCTGAGCTCCTGTTGCTGCACTTCTCCTCTTTCACCATCGGGAGGCGCCTGGAAGTCACTGTGAGCAGTGAAGAGGCCAGTTTGCTGCAGCCCACGGCACCCTACAGTCCCAATGATGCTTGCCCGGTTCCAGCAGTGCCTGCTCATGTGATCACTGTGACTGCTCCCAAAGACCCACCACG GATCCCAAAGCGACGGCTGCCCAACTTCCTACCGAACTACCCCGTGCCCAAGGCTCTCCGAGACTGTTTGGAAGCAAAGAGCGATGTGCTGGTAGTTCAGCCCTGCCTTGGAGAG GTGTTGTCACCATCCAACATGCACTCACGTTTCTCAACCCTTCTCTGGCTGGAAGAGCTGCATGCAGAGagggagctcagtgaattcgcCATCAACGGGGCCCTTCTCAGAAAAGGAGCGGTCTACCTGCACCTAGAAGTTCTGGGGTTGGCTGAAGGCAGACCCAGTCTTTTTATTG gtgacAGAATTGTACTGAAGAAACCTCGGAGTGACGGCATGGTCATGGAGTATGTCAGCTATGTCACAGAG ATCAATGATGAGGACGTCAGTTTGAGGGTGAACACTGAGTTTCAGCGCAGCTACCTGGGCGAGCCTCTTGATGTTGAGTTCTCTTTCAACAG ATTGACCTCAAGGCGATGTCACAACGCACTTGAACAGACTAAGCTATTCAGGGGAA TTCTCTTCCCCTCTAGAGTGACTCTTCAGCCCCCTCAGTGGACAGGAGAGTGGATTGGGGAGCCAGACCAAAACAAAACGACAAAAGACAATGAG GCTTCAGTCCTGGGAAACGGGCCGGTGTCAAACCTCTCTGTCAGTGTGAAGTCAAAGGGTACGCAGACTAAAG ACAGCAGACTGCCATCCAGACCCATCCCCAGCAAAGGGCAGTTCTTCAACCCCGACCTTAACCCCCCTCAAAAGGAGGCAGTGAAGAGGATACTGGCAGGAGAGGGTCGGCCCACTCCATACGTGCTGTTTGGACCTCCGGGGACTGGAAAGACCATCACCCTCATAGAGTCCATTCTACAG GTTTATCACTTTGTGCCCAGTAGTCGGGTACTGGTATGTACTCCTTCCAACAGTGCTGCTGACCTCATCTGCGTCCGCCTACATCACAGTGGCTTCCTGCATGCCGCAAGTTTGGCTCGTGTCAACGCAACCTGTAGGCAGGAGGAG tcCATCCCAGAGGTGCTGAGACAGTACTCTAAGGCTGGAGAGGACATCCGTCATGCCTCATTTCACAGGATTGTGGTCAGCACCTGCTCCAGCTCTGGGATGTTCCACAACATAGGAATACA AGTGGGACATTTTACCCACATGTTTCTGGATGAAGCAGGCCAGGCCACAGAACCAGAGGCCCTGATTCCCATGAGTCTCATGTCAGAGAAAGACGGACAG ATAGTGTTGGCTGGAGACCCCTGTCAGCTGGGTCCTGTGGTGAAGTCCAAGCTGGCCAGGACGTTTGGCCTGGGAGTGTCTTTATTGGAGAGGCTGATGGCCAACCCACTCTACTCCAGACATGACTGGGGTTACAACCCTAATCTG GTGACCAAGCTGATTTACAACTACCGTTCACACGAGGCCTTGCTGGTACTGCCTTCCAAGCTCTTCTACCAGGGCGAGCTGGTTGTTAAAGCCCCCAGGACTGTCGTAGACTCCCTCTGCCAGTGGAAAACCCTTCCTAAGAAAGGCTTCCCCCTCCTCGTCCATGGCGTTAGG GGTACAGAAATGAGAGAGGGTAATAACCCATCATGGTTCAACCCTGTGGAGGCTGTTCAGGTCATGCTCTACTGCTGCCAGCTGGCCAAGAAGCTGTACAACCCAGTGAATACCTCTGACATTGGTATCATTGCTCCTTACAGAAAACAA TGTGAGAAGATTCGACTGCTGCTGGGGAAGGTGGGCCTGTCTGAAATCAAAGTTGGCTCTGTGGAGGAGTTCCAGGGACAAGAGTTTCTGGTTATCATCGTGTCTACG
- the mov10l1 gene encoding RNA helicase Mov10l1 isoform X2 has product MLTAVRYMLSKLVSPLWRTEEVDGEGILDGTTGIEDIRHLRGSVVSQLCPDYGIIDDAIYFTSGEVLGGVPLKEGDLVNCIAVRDGAQRGWKAVRVEKSAYAWEDGGRTSLENDCMQLRPLIGTVTSFDGDGGFINQTTYFPRSTLWDGYEPMKGDWVQAKYFINPTQWTTQAQSVAPLRYCRLDQVCVTSVYGNSGVVDDTVFFSLESLLLPANYKPLQGHLVNLVMVESSQSFYSWRALCMAPCVQSSNCSAPLSEDKLQSLLENKGGLEVTDYGQFGDLMIGDEGKLVLWIQNKGSDTHRLKCCDFAGWDSKEQFTLVPVKEPKPPTQKQQPSEESRSESSENPKNDEEEADQENGGHLKDTIHSSGVRREEKEVDIAPGERLSVAVACQAKSLGSCAELLLLHFSSFTIGRRLEVTVSSEEASLLQPTAPYSPNDACPVPAVPAHVITVTAPKDPPRIPKRRLPNFLPNYPVPKALRDCLEAKSDVLVVQPCLGEVLSPSNMHSRFSTLLWLEELHAERELSEFAINGALLRKGAVYLHLEVLGLAEGRPSLFIGDRIVLKKPRSDGMVMEYVSYVTEINDEDVSLRVNTEFQRSYLGEPLDVEFSFNRLTSRRCHNALEQTKLFRGILFPSRVTLQPPQWTGEWIGEPDQNKTTKDNEASVLGNGPVSNLSVSVKSKDSRLPSRPIPSKGQFFNPDLNPPQKEAVKRILAGEGRPTPYVLFGPPGTGKTITLIESILQVYHFVPSSRVLVCTPSNSAADLICVRLHHSGFLHAASLARVNATCRQEESIPEVLRQYSKAGEDIRHASFHRIVVSTCSSSGMFHNIGIQVGHFTHMFLDEAGQATEPEALIPMSLMSEKDGQIVLAGDPCQLGPVVKSKLARTFGLGVSLLERLMANPLYSRHDWGYNPNLVTKLIYNYRSHEALLVLPSKLFYQGELVVKAPRTVVDSLCQWKTLPKKGFPLLVHGVRGTEMREGNNPSWFNPVEAVQVMLYCCQLAKKLYNPVNTSDIGIIAPYRKQCEKIRLLLGKVGLSEIKVGSVEEFQGQEFLVIIVSTVRSNESVKSDDLQSVLGFLSNPKRFNVAVTRPKALLIIVGNPHILIMDPCFRALLQYCFINGAYVGCDPPPSLRDTQI; this is encoded by the exons ATGCTGACTGCTGTGCGATATATGCTGTCCAAGCTAGTTTCCCCACtttggaggacagaggaggtggATGGAGAAGGCATTCTTGATGGGACAACAG GCATTGAGGACATTCGCCACCTGCGGGGCAGTGTGGTGAGCCAGCTGTGCCCTGACTATGGCATAATCGATGATGCAATCTACTTCACAAGTGGAGAGGTGTTAGGTGGAGTGCCACTAAAAGAGGGGGACCTGGTGAACTGCATAGCAGTGAGAGATGGTGCTCAAAGGGGATGGAAAGCAGTAAGG GTGGAGAAGAGTGCATATGCTTGGGAGGATGGTGGAAGAACCTCCCTGGAAAATGACTGTATGCAGCTGCGGCCTCTCATTGGCACAGTCACATCTTTTGATGGAGACGGCGGCTTCATAAACCAGACCACATACTTTCCACGCTCCACTCTTTGGGACG GGTATGAACCAATGAAAGGAGACTGGGTCCAAGCAAAATATTTCATCAATCCAACCCAGTGGACCACCCAGGCCCAGTCCGTTGCCCCTTTGCGCTATTGCCGTCTAGACCAG GTGTGTGTGACCAGTGTGTATGGTAACAGTGGAGTGGTGGATGACACTGTCTTCTTCAGTCTGGagtctctgctgctgcctgcAAACTACAAGCCTTTGCAGGGGCACCTGGTCAACCTGGTAATGGTGGAGAGCAGTCAATCCTTCTACAGTTGGAGGGCTCTGTGTATGGCACCATGTGTTCAGAG TTCAAATTGTTCTGCACCTCTCTCAGAGGATAAACTCCAGAGCCTTTTGGAAAACAAAGGCGGCCTGGAAGTAACAGACTATGGCCAGTTTGGAGATCTGATGATCGGGGACGAAGGGAAACTGGTACTGTGGATACA GAATAAAGGTTCAGATACCCACAGGCTGAAGTGCTGTGACTTTGCTGGCTGGGACTCAAAAGAACAGTTTACGCTAGTTCCTGTAAAAGAGCCCAAACCCCCGACACAGAAACAGCAGCCTTCAGAAGAAAGCCGCTCAGAGTCTTCAGAAAACCCCAaaaatgatgaagaagaggCAGACCAAGAAAATGGAGGGCACCTGAAGGACACTATCCATTCTTCTGGAGtaaggagggaggaaaaagaagTGGATATTGCCCCAGGAGAGAGGTTGTCCGTTGCAGTAGCCTGCCAAGCAAA GAGCCTTGGGAGCTGTGCTGAGCTCCTGTTGCTGCACTTCTCCTCTTTCACCATCGGGAGGCGCCTGGAAGTCACTGTGAGCAGTGAAGAGGCCAGTTTGCTGCAGCCCACGGCACCCTACAGTCCCAATGATGCTTGCCCGGTTCCAGCAGTGCCTGCTCATGTGATCACTGTGACTGCTCCCAAAGACCCACCACG GATCCCAAAGCGACGGCTGCCCAACTTCCTACCGAACTACCCCGTGCCCAAGGCTCTCCGAGACTGTTTGGAAGCAAAGAGCGATGTGCTGGTAGTTCAGCCCTGCCTTGGAGAG GTGTTGTCACCATCCAACATGCACTCACGTTTCTCAACCCTTCTCTGGCTGGAAGAGCTGCATGCAGAGagggagctcagtgaattcgcCATCAACGGGGCCCTTCTCAGAAAAGGAGCGGTCTACCTGCACCTAGAAGTTCTGGGGTTGGCTGAAGGCAGACCCAGTCTTTTTATTG gtgacAGAATTGTACTGAAGAAACCTCGGAGTGACGGCATGGTCATGGAGTATGTCAGCTATGTCACAGAG ATCAATGATGAGGACGTCAGTTTGAGGGTGAACACTGAGTTTCAGCGCAGCTACCTGGGCGAGCCTCTTGATGTTGAGTTCTCTTTCAACAG ATTGACCTCAAGGCGATGTCACAACGCACTTGAACAGACTAAGCTATTCAGGGGAA TTCTCTTCCCCTCTAGAGTGACTCTTCAGCCCCCTCAGTGGACAGGAGAGTGGATTGGGGAGCCAGACCAAAACAAAACGACAAAAGACAATGAG GCTTCAGTCCTGGGAAACGGGCCGGTGTCAAACCTCTCTGTCAGTGTGAAGTCAAAGG ACAGCAGACTGCCATCCAGACCCATCCCCAGCAAAGGGCAGTTCTTCAACCCCGACCTTAACCCCCCTCAAAAGGAGGCAGTGAAGAGGATACTGGCAGGAGAGGGTCGGCCCACTCCATACGTGCTGTTTGGACCTCCGGGGACTGGAAAGACCATCACCCTCATAGAGTCCATTCTACAG GTTTATCACTTTGTGCCCAGTAGTCGGGTACTGGTATGTACTCCTTCCAACAGTGCTGCTGACCTCATCTGCGTCCGCCTACATCACAGTGGCTTCCTGCATGCCGCAAGTTTGGCTCGTGTCAACGCAACCTGTAGGCAGGAGGAG tcCATCCCAGAGGTGCTGAGACAGTACTCTAAGGCTGGAGAGGACATCCGTCATGCCTCATTTCACAGGATTGTGGTCAGCACCTGCTCCAGCTCTGGGATGTTCCACAACATAGGAATACA AGTGGGACATTTTACCCACATGTTTCTGGATGAAGCAGGCCAGGCCACAGAACCAGAGGCCCTGATTCCCATGAGTCTCATGTCAGAGAAAGACGGACAG ATAGTGTTGGCTGGAGACCCCTGTCAGCTGGGTCCTGTGGTGAAGTCCAAGCTGGCCAGGACGTTTGGCCTGGGAGTGTCTTTATTGGAGAGGCTGATGGCCAACCCACTCTACTCCAGACATGACTGGGGTTACAACCCTAATCTG GTGACCAAGCTGATTTACAACTACCGTTCACACGAGGCCTTGCTGGTACTGCCTTCCAAGCTCTTCTACCAGGGCGAGCTGGTTGTTAAAGCCCCCAGGACTGTCGTAGACTCCCTCTGCCAGTGGAAAACCCTTCCTAAGAAAGGCTTCCCCCTCCTCGTCCATGGCGTTAGG GGTACAGAAATGAGAGAGGGTAATAACCCATCATGGTTCAACCCTGTGGAGGCTGTTCAGGTCATGCTCTACTGCTGCCAGCTGGCCAAGAAGCTGTACAACCCAGTGAATACCTCTGACATTGGTATCATTGCTCCTTACAGAAAACAA TGTGAGAAGATTCGACTGCTGCTGGGGAAGGTGGGCCTGTCTGAAATCAAAGTTGGCTCTGTGGAGGAGTTCCAGGGACAAGAGTTTCTGGTTATCATCGTGTCTACG
- the LOC117814508 gene encoding uncharacterized protein LOC117814508 isoform X2, with the protein MLMRIILSNEDIRRVTIDNLPETVDDFCLLLKTKLGLDGDLVVQYQDPEFDNELCNLSSISELPKDRVTLKVYYKSYHTDSTLDTASLSSSSSLDESPGGSQTRQLPQPFVIPSFSFDVELKLRQGNEAYHKDGTLLDVSKDMKSDILDKLAEVIYVHNPYPKSEEYDQVAQALINKHPCLREPGSVHGWFCWKFSLKFKMGNFRQKLRVAGCSELKVNSRTSGPAGPKKLKRAKKSEVNFLPDFPEGMIQSNLDMDRSAMAVEMKKRKVDWKQIGDMMNDTFPLRRKEIVEDEPLVAEVKERWPALFSEQQIVAEFARLTSVDLKGSLFAGIDQYLARFLELYKAKSGIVGLTRLTRQLDEDSSTQRKRTVLLLGLPHYLRDDPSHFFKTVEATDDEQVFTKEMKVGIVMVKEGEDIVDVSVILEEAVVLCGLKDIPDAVAMLMGLLYALNIDYPKELKYTFEVIQKVLMNIGGGQCSSLVHGLRNRLLRKTM; encoded by the exons ATGCTGATGCGCATCATCCTGAGTAACGAAGACATTAGAAGAGTCACCATAGACAACTTGCCTGAAACTGTTGATGACTTCTGCTTGCTTCTGAAGACAAAACTCGGATTGGATGGGGACCTTGTGGTTCAGTATCAAGACCCCGaatttgataatgaactgtgtAACTTGAGCAGCATATCAGAGCTTCCGAAAGACAGAGTAACTTTGAAAGTGTACTACAAGTCATACCACACAGACTCAACCCTAGATACAGCAAgcctgtcatcatcatcatcccttGATGAGAGCCCTGGTGGTAGTCAAACCCGTCAGCTACCTCAGCCGTTTgtcattccttccttttcttttgatGTTGAGTTGAAACTGAGGCAAGGAAATGAGGCCTACCACAAAGATGGGACCCTTCTTGACGTATCAAAAGACATGAAATCGGACATCTTGGATAAGTTAGCAGAAGTGATATATGTCCACAACCCCTACCCAAAATCTGAAGAGTATGATCAAGTGGCCCAAGCTCTCATCAACAAGCATCCTTGTCTGAGGGAACCAGGGTCTGTCCATGGGTGGTTTTGTTGGAAGttcagtttgaagtttaaaatgGGTAACTTCAGACAGAAGCTGCGAGTGGCCGGGTGCTCTGAGCTCAAAGTAAACTCTCGTACCTCTGGTCCAGCTGGGCCAAAAAAACTGAAGAGGGCCAAAAAGTCAGAGGTGAATTTTCTGCCAGATTTTCCAGAAGGGATGATACAAAGTAATCTTGACATGGACAGATCAGCCATGGCCGTTgagatgaagaaaagaaaagttgacTGGAAGCAAATTGGTGATATGATGAATGACACATTCCCTTTACGGAGAAAAGAGATTGTTGAAGATGAACCACTTGTGGCAGAAGTCAAAGAAAGATGGCCAGCATTGTTCTCTGAACAGCAG aTTGTAGCTGAATTTGCTCGCCTGACATCTGTTGACCTGAAAGGCTCCCTATTTGCTGGGATTGACCAGTACCTGGCAAGGTTCCTGGAGCTGTACAAAGCCAAGAGTGGCATAGTGGGACTGACCAGGCTCACAAGACAGCTTGATGAAGAC agttccacacagaggaagaggactgTTCTTCTGCTGGGCCTTCCTCATTATCTCAGAGATGATCCCTCACATTTTTTCAAGACTGTGGAG GCTACAGATGATGAGCAGGTGTTCACCAAGGAGATGAAAGTGGGCATTGTGATggtgaaagaaggagaagacatCGTTGATGTATCAGTCATCCTTGAGGAGGCGGTAGTCCTGTGTGGTCTGAAGGACATCCCAGACGCTGTTGCTATGCTGATGGGCCTTCTTTATGCCCTCAACATTGACTATCCAAAGGAACTGAAGTACACATTTGAAGTGATTCAGAAAGTCCTCATGAACATTGGTGGCGGACAGTGTTCCTCACTTGTGCATGGTTTAAGAAACCGACTCCTGCGGAAAACCATGTAA